The proteins below come from a single Crossiella sp. CA-258035 genomic window:
- a CDS encoding phosphoglycerate kinase, whose amino-acid sequence MKTLADLLAEGVAGRRVLVRADLNVPLDGSVITDDGRVRASLPTIKQLSEAGARVVVMAHLGRPKGKPDPQVSLGVVAVRLGDLLGREVLGITEITGQAAQAAVDGLADGDVALLENVRFDPRETSKDEAERTGFAQELAALAGPDGAFVSDGFGVVHRKQASVYDLAKLLPHYAGGLVLAEVEVLRKLTADTARPYVVVLGGSKVSDKLGVIENLLSKVDRLLIGGGMAYTFLKAQGHEVGKSLLQEDQLDTVRGFLAEADKRGVELVLPVDVRTAEQFPDFGAESQPDPVVVPAEGIPAERMGLDIGPDTERLFADKLADAKTVFWNGPMGVFEVAEFAGGTRAVAQALVDSSAFTVVGGGDSAAAVRLLGLPEDGFSHISTGGGASLEFLEGKELPGVTVLED is encoded by the coding sequence GTGAAGACCCTGGCAGATCTTCTGGCCGAGGGTGTTGCGGGTCGGCGCGTCCTGGTGCGCGCCGACCTCAACGTTCCTCTGGACGGTTCCGTCATCACCGACGACGGCCGGGTACGCGCCTCGCTGCCCACCATCAAGCAGCTCTCCGAGGCCGGCGCCCGGGTCGTGGTGATGGCCCACCTCGGCCGCCCCAAGGGCAAGCCGGACCCGCAGGTCTCCCTCGGCGTGGTCGCCGTCCGCCTCGGCGACCTGCTGGGCCGCGAGGTCCTCGGCATCACCGAGATCACCGGCCAGGCCGCGCAGGCCGCGGTGGACGGGCTCGCCGACGGCGACGTGGCGCTGCTGGAGAACGTGCGCTTCGACCCGCGCGAGACCAGCAAGGACGAGGCCGAGCGGACCGGGTTCGCCCAGGAACTGGCCGCGCTGGCCGGTCCTGACGGCGCCTTCGTCTCCGACGGTTTCGGCGTGGTGCACCGCAAGCAGGCCTCGGTCTACGACCTGGCCAAGCTGCTGCCGCACTACGCAGGTGGCCTGGTGCTGGCCGAGGTCGAGGTGCTGCGCAAGCTCACCGCGGACACCGCGCGCCCGTACGTGGTGGTGCTCGGCGGGTCCAAGGTCTCCGACAAGCTCGGCGTGATCGAGAACCTGCTGTCCAAGGTGGACCGCCTGCTCATCGGCGGCGGCATGGCCTACACCTTCCTCAAGGCCCAGGGCCACGAGGTCGGCAAGTCCCTGCTCCAGGAGGACCAGCTCGACACGGTGCGCGGCTTCCTGGCCGAGGCGGACAAGCGCGGCGTGGAGCTGGTGCTGCCGGTCGACGTCCGCACCGCCGAGCAGTTCCCCGACTTCGGCGCCGAGAGCCAGCCGGACCCGGTGGTCGTGCCGGCCGAGGGCATTCCGGCCGAGCGGATGGGCCTGGACATCGGCCCGGACACCGAGCGGCTGTTCGCGGACAAGCTCGCCGACGCCAAGACCGTGTTCTGGAACGGGCCGATGGGCGTGTTCGAGGTCGCGGAGTTCGCCGGCGGCACCCGCGCCGTGGCGCAGGCCCTGGTCGACTCCTCGGCCTTCACCGTGGTCGGCGGCGGCGACTCCGCGGCCGCGGTGCGCCTGCTCGGCCTGCCCGAGGACGGTTTCTCGCACATCTCCACCGGTGGTGGAGCCTCTCTGGAGTTCCTTGAGGGCAAGGAACTCCCCGGCGTTACCGTCCTGGAGGACTGA